From one Lolium rigidum isolate FL_2022 chromosome 4, APGP_CSIRO_Lrig_0.1, whole genome shotgun sequence genomic stretch:
- the LOC124649531 gene encoding uncharacterized protein LOC124649531 isoform X3: protein MELLIPVQIGDDSDGNHNEAMSRMHRVSRVAGAADSEDICSSLVLYVWNYSDKPLPCLRLPTLQPSAVGMPDITAQNMQCMKGILMFANILYMFSFYFLLALNICMYIHAPDLSLNYRQISFVCPYQVYGETIEQLLSLCWITGTSPTVYGCNTSPLLFFLL from the exons ATGGAGCTTTTAATTCCAG TGCAAATTGGAGACGACAGCGACGGCAACCACAATGAGGCAATGTCGAGGATGCACCGAGTCTCAAGGGTGGCGGGGGCGGCTGACAGTGAAGATATTTGTTCAA GCTTAGTCCTCTACGTGTGGAACTATTCTGATAAGCCCTTGCCATGCCTG AGGCTGCCCACACTTCAGCCATCGGCTGTTGGCATGCCTGACATCACAGCTCAAAACATGCAGTGCATGAAAGGTATACTGATGTTTGCTAATATTTTGTACATGTTTAGTTTTTATTTCCTTCTTGCACTTAACATATGTATGTACATTCATGCACCGGATCTTTCATTGAATTACAGACAAATTTCGTTTGTCTGTCCATACCAAGTCTATGGAGAAACAATTGAGCAGCTTCTCTCTTTGTGCTGGATTACAGGAACTTCCCCTACGGTCTACGGATGCAATACATCACCTTTGTTGTTTTTTCTTCTTTGA
- the LOC124649531 gene encoding uncharacterized protein LOC124649531 isoform X4 yields the protein MMFSILFTTNDLVRNKIHPTSIIIYWLQGELIIYTFLVHGLVQIGDDSDGNHNEAMSRMHRVSRVAGAADSEDICSSLVLYVWNYSDKPLPCLRLPTLQPSAVGMPDITAQNMQCMKGTSPTVYGCNTSPLLFFLL from the exons ATGATGTTCTCTATTCTTTTTACCACAAATGATCTTGTGAGAAATAAAATCCATCCGACCTCTATTATTATTTATTGGCTACAGGGTGAGCTTATAATTTATACGTTTCTTGTCCATGGCTTAGTGCAAATTGGAGACGACAGCGACGGCAACCACAATGAGGCAATGTCGAGGATGCACCGAGTCTCAAGGGTGGCGGGGGCGGCTGACAGTGAAGATATTTGTTCAA GCTTAGTCCTCTACGTGTGGAACTATTCTGATAAGCCCTTGCCATGCCTG AGGCTGCCCACACTTCAGCCATCGGCTGTTGGCATGCCTGACATCACAGCTCAAAACATGCAGTGCATGAAAG GAACTTCCCCTACGGTCTACGGATGCAATACATCACCTTTGTTGTTTTTTCTTCTTTGA
- the LOC124649531 gene encoding uncharacterized protein LOC124649531 isoform X2 yields the protein MMFSILFTTNDLVRNKIHPTSIIIYWLQGELIIYTFLVHGLVQIGDDSDGNHNEAMSRMHRVSRVAGAADSEDICSSLVLYVWNYSDKPLPCLRLPTLQPSAVGMPDITAQNMQCMKDKFRLSVHTKSMEKQLSSFSLCAGLQELPLRSTDAIHHLCCFFFFDTSGLAAQLCLICFLCVRLLLVYQLDVC from the exons ATGATGTTCTCTATTCTTTTTACCACAAATGATCTTGTGAGAAATAAAATCCATCCGACCTCTATTATTATTTATTGGCTACAGGGTGAGCTTATAATTTATACGTTTCTTGTCCATGGCTTAGTGCAAATTGGAGACGACAGCGACGGCAACCACAATGAGGCAATGTCGAGGATGCACCGAGTCTCAAGGGTGGCGGGGGCGGCTGACAGTGAAGATATTTGTTCAA GCTTAGTCCTCTACGTGTGGAACTATTCTGATAAGCCCTTGCCATGCCTG AGGCTGCCCACACTTCAGCCATCGGCTGTTGGCATGCCTGACATCACAGCTCAAAACATGCAGTGCATGAAAG ACAAATTTCGTTTGTCTGTCCATACCAAGTCTATGGAGAAACAATTGAGCAGCTTCTCTCTTTGTGCTGGATTACAGGAACTTCCCCTACGGTCTACGGATGCAATACATCACCTTTGTTGTTTTTTCTTCTTTGATACTTCAGGCCTAGCTGCTCAGCTCTGTTTGATCTGTTTTCTGTGTGTGCGCCTTTTGTTAGTGTACCAACTTGATGTGTGTTAA
- the LOC124649531 gene encoding uncharacterized protein LOC124649531 isoform X1 produces the protein MMFSILFTTNDLVRNKIHPTSIIIYWLQGELIIYTFLVHGLVQIGDDSDGNHNEAMSRMHRVSRVAGAADSEDICSSLVLYVWNYSDKPLPCLRLPTLQPSAVGMPDITAQNMQCMKGILMFANILYMFSFYFLLALNICMYIHAPDLSLNYRQISFVCPYQVYGETIEQLLSLCWITGTSPTVYGCNTSPLLFFLL, from the exons ATGATGTTCTCTATTCTTTTTACCACAAATGATCTTGTGAGAAATAAAATCCATCCGACCTCTATTATTATTTATTGGCTACAGGGTGAGCTTATAATTTATACGTTTCTTGTCCATGGCTTAGTGCAAATTGGAGACGACAGCGACGGCAACCACAATGAGGCAATGTCGAGGATGCACCGAGTCTCAAGGGTGGCGGGGGCGGCTGACAGTGAAGATATTTGTTCAA GCTTAGTCCTCTACGTGTGGAACTATTCTGATAAGCCCTTGCCATGCCTG AGGCTGCCCACACTTCAGCCATCGGCTGTTGGCATGCCTGACATCACAGCTCAAAACATGCAGTGCATGAAAGGTATACTGATGTTTGCTAATATTTTGTACATGTTTAGTTTTTATTTCCTTCTTGCACTTAACATATGTATGTACATTCATGCACCGGATCTTTCATTGAATTACAGACAAATTTCGTTTGTCTGTCCATACCAAGTCTATGGAGAAACAATTGAGCAGCTTCTCTCTTTGTGCTGGATTACAGGAACTTCCCCTACGGTCTACGGATGCAATACATCACCTTTGTTGTTTTTTCTTCTTTGA
- the LOC124649533 gene encoding uncharacterized protein LOC124649533 — translation MTSLSITVMTLNLQEGDQPSESPNSWEKRRDICVSVITSYSPTILCTQQGLRCQLDYLQQCLPGYEQFGISRKGSQDTTDEYCTIFYEKEKVELTEGGTFWLSESPSVPGSIAWGATAPCIATWATFQVKRVEPPGFSFQIVNTNLDEDSPRARRRSALLTWQHIASLPPNLPVIYCGGFNTQKESMTGRFLLGRSREHGVVGDMRDAWPNARVRKNVSLIHTYHGFKGEKQGAAEFLKLVFRALCLCWDRQTQDLHIDWILFRGRPLVPALCEVINDNIDGVYPSSHFPIFAEFLLPRSVRLAETPS, via the exons ATGACTAGCCTGTCCATCACGGTGATGACGCTGAACCTCCAGGAGGGGGATCAGCCGAGCGAGAGCCCTAACAGCTGGGAGAAGCGCCGCGACATCTGCGTCAGCGTCATCACCAGCTACTCCCCCACCATCCTCTGCACCCAGCAAG GGTTGAGGTGTCAGCTGGACTACCTACAGCAGTGCCTGCCAG GTTATGAGCAATTTGGCATTTCAAGAAAAGGTTCACAAGATACCACTGATGAATACTGCACGATATTCTACGAAAAAGAGAAG GTGGAGCTTACAGAAGGTGGCACCTTCTGGTTATCAGAATCTCCGTCAGTGCCGGGAAGCATTGCATGGGGAGCAACTGCACCATGCATTGCTACATGGGCA ACGTTTCAAGTCAAAAGAGTAGAGCCACCTGGGTTCAGTTTCCAAATTGTTAATACAAATCTCGATGAAGATAGCCCTCGTGCTCGTAGACGAAGTGCTTTGCTTACATGGCAacatatagcatctttgccacccAATTTGCCTGTGATCTATTGCGGGGGCTTCAACACACAAAAGGAATCCATGACTGGGCGATTTTTGCTCGGCAGATCTAG GGAGCATGGTGTTGTGGGTGATATGAGAGATGCTTGGCCAAATGCTCGTGTGCGCAAAAACGTTTCACTGATACACACATATCATGGTTTTAAAG GGGAGAAACAAGGTGCGGCAGAATTTCTAAAATTAGTATTTAGAGCTCTTTGTCTCTGCTGGGATAGACAAACTCAGGACTTGCATATCGACTGGATACTGTTTAGAGGgcgtccactggttcctgcattaTGTGAAGTCATAAATGACAACATAGACGGTGTTTATCCGTCGTCGCATTTCCCCATCTTTGCTGAGTTTTTGCTTCCCCGCTCAGTCCGCCTAGCCGAGACGCCTTCATAG